Proteins from one Mycobacterium sp. SMC-2 genomic window:
- a CDS encoding sulfotransferase: MDRASEQTGLGDFGDDSFAEGLDILLAALRGEARLNDRGQAFLHQRIVGHLSQRLQVEDWYRRHPEIDDVPINEPLIGLGLPRTGSTALSMLLAQDPDVRYLRRWESSQPCPPPATVRGIDPRIPPDKGEMVGTRHHVPGDTHGPMECHELMALDFKSHIFQSFAEIPSYSTWLVHEADLVPTLRYQRRVMKLLQWGEPERPWRLKCPSHVLWLGALDAVFPDARFVMTHRDPTDVILSVADLYADIIGSFSSDIDRHYIGRLNVEHWSLGMERALEFRANGAEDRFYDIDFRAMQDDPIGEVTGLYAWLGAPVGAQFETRMQSWWTHAAAEREPSTHANPVEFGIDLDEVRPRFARYVDCARRWTALRNTDEQETMDGR, from the coding sequence ATGGACCGGGCGAGCGAGCAGACCGGTTTAGGCGACTTCGGCGACGACTCGTTCGCCGAAGGCCTCGACATCTTGCTCGCCGCGCTGCGCGGCGAGGCGCGGCTGAACGACCGCGGCCAGGCGTTCCTGCATCAGCGCATCGTGGGTCACCTTTCGCAGCGCTTACAGGTCGAGGATTGGTATCGACGCCATCCCGAGATCGACGACGTACCCATCAACGAGCCGCTAATCGGTCTGGGATTGCCGAGGACCGGCTCCACGGCACTGTCGATGCTGCTGGCGCAGGATCCCGATGTCCGGTATCTACGGCGATGGGAATCGTCGCAACCCTGTCCGCCGCCCGCAACGGTGCGGGGCATCGACCCACGCATCCCGCCCGACAAGGGCGAGATGGTTGGCACCCGCCACCACGTACCCGGTGACACGCATGGCCCGATGGAATGCCACGAGTTGATGGCACTGGACTTCAAGTCGCACATCTTCCAGTCCTTCGCCGAAATCCCCTCTTATTCAACGTGGTTGGTCCATGAGGCGGACCTCGTCCCGACGCTGCGGTATCAGCGACGGGTGATGAAGCTGCTGCAATGGGGTGAGCCCGAGCGCCCTTGGCGCCTGAAATGCCCGTCGCACGTGCTATGGCTGGGCGCCCTGGACGCGGTATTTCCCGACGCGCGGTTCGTGATGACACACCGCGATCCGACCGACGTCATATTGTCGGTGGCTGATCTGTACGCCGACATCATCGGATCGTTCAGCAGCGACATCGACCGCCACTACATCGGCCGGCTCAACGTGGAGCATTGGTCGCTGGGCATGGAGCGCGCGCTGGAGTTCCGTGCGAACGGCGCAGAGGATCGGTTCTACGACATCGACTTCCGCGCCATGCAGGACGACCCGATCGGCGAGGTCACCGGATTGTATGCGTGGCTGGGCGCCCCCGTGGGTGCCCAGTTCGAAACACGCATGCAGAGTTGGTGGACGCACGCCGCCGCCGAACGTGAACCCAGCACACATGCCAACCCGGTGGAGTTCGGCATTGACCTCGACGAGGTGCGGCCCCGATTCGCGCGCTATGTCGATTGTGCGCGCCGGTGGACTGCGCTCCGGAACACCGACGAACAGGAGACAATGGATGGCCGTTGA
- a CDS encoding SRPBCC family protein, translating into MTVTVVDAGPRQVSRSVEVAAPAAELYAMAADPRRHSELDGSGTVRDNVKAPAEVAVGSKFSTNMKMYGVPYRITSTVTALKPDELVEWRHPMGHRWRWEFEALSPTRTRVTETFDYRDAGAIKNALKYYELLGARKANAAGIEATLAQLRDRYAG; encoded by the coding sequence ATGACCGTCACCGTTGTCGACGCAGGTCCGCGGCAGGTAAGCCGGTCGGTCGAAGTGGCGGCGCCGGCCGCCGAGCTGTACGCGATGGCCGCCGATCCCCGGCGACACAGCGAATTGGACGGATCGGGCACCGTGCGCGACAACGTCAAGGCTCCCGCGGAGGTGGCTGTGGGGTCGAAGTTTTCGACCAATATGAAGATGTATGGCGTGCCCTATCGCATCACCAGCACGGTGACCGCCCTCAAACCGGACGAACTGGTCGAGTGGCGTCACCCCATGGGGCACCGCTGGCGATGGGAGTTCGAGGCGCTCTCGCCGACCCGGACGCGGGTCACCGAGACATTCGACTATCGCGACGCCGGCGCGATCAAGAACGCGCTGAAGTACTACGAACTGTTGGGTGCGCGGAAGGCCAACGCCGCGGGCATCGAAGCGACACTCGCCCAGCTGCGCGATCGCTACGCGGGGTAG
- a CDS encoding TetR/AcrR family transcriptional regulator, translating to MTRAQLGRPVGASGQETRQRIIVATMRCVAKVGYSRATIREIARTANVTSASLYNYFPNKAELIKAAIAARTDVALPRLRAAAARSGSAVDRIEAVLDESGRLMREYPDLAAFEWVIRAESAVLLDPQLTGGAGFQAFREIIEGVVDDAYRQDDLAHRSDRRSVVEAVYALIYGLVELAAASPPRDYHAALVAAKKMVRGTLFAAGAKG from the coding sequence GTGACGCGGGCACAGCTGGGACGCCCGGTGGGCGCCAGCGGGCAAGAGACCCGCCAGCGGATCATCGTGGCCACCATGCGCTGTGTCGCCAAGGTGGGCTACTCCCGCGCGACGATTCGCGAGATCGCCCGCACCGCGAACGTCACGAGCGCCAGCCTGTACAACTACTTTCCGAACAAGGCCGAACTGATCAAGGCCGCGATCGCCGCGCGCACCGATGTCGCATTGCCGCGGCTACGGGCGGCCGCCGCGCGATCCGGGAGCGCCGTTGACCGCATCGAGGCGGTGCTCGACGAATCCGGCCGGCTGATGCGCGAGTATCCCGATCTCGCCGCCTTCGAGTGGGTGATCCGCGCCGAAAGCGCCGTCCTCCTCGATCCGCAACTAACCGGCGGCGCCGGATTTCAGGCCTTCCGCGAGATCATCGAGGGCGTCGTCGACGACGCCTACCGTCAGGACGATCTCGCGCACCGCTCCGATCGGCGCAGCGTCGTCGAGGCCGTCTATGCGCTGATCTACGGGTTGGTCGAGCTGGCGGCCGCGTCACCGCCCCGGGACTATCACGCCGCGCTGGTCGCGGCCAAGAAGATGGTCAGGGGGACGCTGTTCGCGGCGGGCGCGAAGGGATAG
- a CDS encoding TetR/AcrR family transcriptional regulator, giving the protein MSTSQSQLGRPVGADGEQTRARIITAAMRCVAEKGYSRTTIREIARAADMTSGSLYHYFPNKSELLDAAVEHIERAAVPRLRAAAGQAGDVVDRLAAVLDEASRLMREYPQLAAFDRAVSAEIHEHPARGRPKVPGRKALRDIISEVLDDAGARGALAPGTDPGAAADAIHALARGLAERAASLDADAYAATLAAAKDLIGGTLFAHPPGVHR; this is encoded by the coding sequence ATGAGCACCTCGCAGTCGCAACTGGGGCGCCCGGTGGGTGCCGACGGTGAGCAGACTCGCGCGCGCATCATCACCGCGGCGATGCGGTGTGTCGCCGAGAAGGGCTACTCCCGCACCACTATTCGCGAGATCGCCCGCGCCGCCGACATGACCAGCGGCAGCCTGTACCACTACTTTCCGAACAAGTCCGAGTTGCTTGACGCCGCCGTCGAGCACATCGAGCGGGCCGCGGTGCCGCGGTTGCGGGCCGCGGCCGGGCAGGCCGGCGACGTGGTCGATCGCCTGGCGGCGGTGTTGGACGAGGCGAGCCGGCTGATGCGCGAGTATCCCCAGCTGGCCGCGTTCGACCGGGCTGTCAGCGCCGAAATTCACGAGCACCCGGCCCGTGGCAGACCGAAGGTGCCCGGACGAAAAGCGTTGCGCGACATAATCAGCGAAGTCCTCGACGATGCCGGGGCGCGTGGCGCCCTGGCTCCCGGCACCGACCCGGGTGCCGCGGCCGATGCGATCCACGCGCTGGCACGCGGTCTCGCCGAGCGCGCGGCCAGCCTGGACGCGGACGCCTACGCCGCCACGCTGGCAGCGGCGAAGGATTTGATCGGCGGGACGCTGTTCGCGCACCCGCCCGGCGTACACCGATGA
- a CDS encoding LysR family transcriptional regulator yields the protein MDTHRLKYFLQIAEEGSISRAAAVLGIAQPALSRQIRLLEEDLGITLFQRTRRGVHLTEEGERLRLSTAAPLRQLELAVRYAGSPLARIERGLLLGMVPTVAGVLAAPLLATLSAAFPNVHFRVSVAETDELVQRMLKGAIDLAVINPVSDDRLFYRHLVVEDLVLVGGPTCDLSPTSPVCFTDLAALPLVMPSAATGIRNTLEHTALRLKVGVTGRFSTDSLEVSKHLVETGLGYAVLPPGAVGADVDAGRLRWAPICEPGINHQLGVGATAALELPREFATKIGILLREEVARLTKSGLWPARFEPSPIWDPNFGEPLG from the coding sequence ATGGATACCCACCGACTCAAGTACTTCTTGCAGATAGCGGAGGAAGGTTCGATCTCGCGTGCCGCCGCCGTGTTGGGAATCGCCCAACCGGCGCTGAGTCGCCAAATCCGGCTGCTGGAGGAGGACCTCGGCATCACGCTTTTCCAGCGGACTCGGAGGGGAGTGCACCTCACCGAGGAGGGCGAACGATTGCGCTTATCGACGGCTGCACCGCTGCGCCAGCTAGAGCTCGCGGTGCGCTATGCGGGATCACCGCTGGCGCGGATAGAGCGCGGATTGCTGTTGGGCATGGTGCCCACCGTGGCCGGTGTGCTGGCCGCGCCGCTCCTGGCGACCCTGAGCGCGGCGTTTCCCAACGTGCATTTCCGAGTCTCAGTGGCCGAGACGGACGAACTCGTCCAGCGCATGCTCAAGGGCGCGATCGACTTGGCGGTGATCAATCCGGTATCGGATGACCGCCTTTTCTACCGGCACCTCGTCGTCGAGGACCTCGTGCTCGTCGGGGGCCCAACGTGTGATCTGTCGCCTACCAGCCCGGTGTGTTTCACCGACCTGGCCGCGCTGCCGCTCGTCATGCCAAGCGCTGCGACCGGCATCCGCAACACCCTGGAGCACACGGCGCTTCGTCTGAAAGTCGGTGTCACGGGGCGCTTTTCGACGGACTCGCTAGAGGTGTCAAAGCACCTAGTCGAGACGGGCCTGGGATATGCGGTCCTGCCACCGGGGGCTGTCGGCGCCGACGTCGATGCGGGACGGCTGCGTTGGGCGCCTATCTGCGAGCCCGGAATCAATCATCAACTCGGTGTGGGGGCGACCGCGGCGCTTGAGCTGCCTCGCGAATTCGCCACGAAAATCGGGATCCTGCTGCGGGAAGAGGTCGCGCGGCTGACGAAATCAGGCCTTTGGCCAGCCAGGTTTGAGCCCTCGCCGATTTGGGATCCGAATTTCGGAGAGCCCCTAGGCTAG
- a CDS encoding NAD(P)/FAD-dependent oxidoreductase: MTETVGVTFDVDALRRKYAEERARRLRPDGIAQYVETAGAFARFADDPWVDGNFVREPLTDEVDVAIIGAGFGGLLTGVRLRQLGVESVRLIDRAADVGGTWYWNRYPGIACDVESYVYMPLLEELGYVPTEKYAKGPEIFAHCQRIARHYDLYRDACLQTDVHEIRWDTAESRWIIRTNRGDEMRARFVSMANGYQAKPKLPGIEGLGAFRGHAFHTSRWDYAYTGEKLEKLAGKRVGIIGTGATAIQCVPHLARAAQRLYVFQRTPSSVDVRANRPTDSQWANTLRPGWQRRRIENFQILTAGGQADEDLVADAWTSITRKLPVMRHDGDGADPAQRGRDIELADFAKMEEIRARVDDIVADPATAEALKPWYGYFCKRPCFHDEYLQTFNRDNVTLVDTRGRGVQRITESGVVVDDVPYQLDCLIFATGFEVGTDYCRRTGFQLIGRDGVSLTQHWDDGVRTFQGLCTTKFPNCFIESIAQAGLTVNFPYLLDVQATHAAWIIAWALEHGVTEIEAAPAAEAAWVDTVVGRSAASAERARTCTPGYYNREGKADNKTRQGSFFFGGPTEYADLLRSWRADGELEGYLIRRREAGP, encoded by the coding sequence TTGACTGAAACCGTTGGCGTGACATTCGACGTCGACGCGCTGCGACGTAAGTACGCCGAAGAGCGCGCGCGCCGATTGCGCCCGGACGGCATCGCGCAGTACGTGGAGACGGCGGGCGCGTTCGCCCGCTTCGCCGACGACCCCTGGGTGGATGGAAATTTCGTTCGCGAACCGCTGACCGACGAGGTCGACGTCGCAATCATCGGCGCGGGCTTCGGCGGACTGCTGACGGGGGTTCGGCTGCGTCAGCTCGGCGTCGAAAGCGTGCGCCTCATCGACAGGGCGGCCGACGTGGGTGGCACGTGGTACTGGAACCGCTACCCGGGAATCGCGTGCGACGTCGAGTCGTATGTGTACATGCCGCTGCTCGAGGAGCTCGGCTATGTACCCACCGAGAAGTACGCCAAGGGGCCCGAGATCTTCGCGCATTGCCAGCGCATCGCCCGGCACTACGACCTCTACCGCGACGCCTGCCTACAGACGGATGTGCACGAGATCCGTTGGGACACGGCCGAATCACGCTGGATCATCCGCACCAACCGGGGCGACGAGATGCGGGCCCGGTTCGTGTCCATGGCCAACGGCTACCAGGCCAAACCCAAGCTGCCCGGCATCGAGGGCCTCGGCGCGTTTCGCGGGCATGCCTTCCATACCAGCCGGTGGGACTACGCCTACACCGGCGAGAAGCTCGAGAAGCTGGCCGGCAAGCGCGTCGGCATCATCGGCACCGGCGCCACGGCGATCCAGTGCGTCCCGCACCTCGCCAGGGCGGCGCAGCGGCTCTACGTATTCCAGCGCACGCCGTCATCGGTCGACGTCCGGGCCAACCGCCCCACGGACTCGCAGTGGGCCAACACATTACGGCCGGGCTGGCAGCGCCGACGCATCGAGAACTTCCAGATCCTCACCGCCGGCGGGCAGGCCGACGAAGACCTCGTGGCCGACGCCTGGACGAGCATCACGCGCAAGCTGCCGGTGATGCGCCACGACGGGGACGGCGCGGACCCGGCGCAACGCGGCCGCGACATCGAACTCGCGGACTTCGCCAAGATGGAAGAGATCCGGGCGCGTGTCGACGACATCGTCGCCGATCCGGCCACCGCGGAGGCGCTCAAGCCGTGGTACGGGTACTTCTGCAAACGGCCCTGCTTCCACGACGAGTACCTGCAAACGTTCAACCGCGACAACGTCACGCTGGTCGACACACGCGGCCGCGGGGTGCAACGCATCACCGAGTCGGGTGTGGTCGTCGACGATGTGCCCTACCAGCTCGACTGTCTCATCTTCGCAACCGGTTTCGAGGTGGGCACCGACTACTGCCGCCGCACCGGTTTCCAGCTGATCGGCCGTGACGGGGTGTCGCTGACCCAACACTGGGACGACGGCGTGCGCACCTTTCAAGGCCTGTGCACGACGAAATTCCCGAACTGCTTCATCGAAAGCATCGCCCAGGCGGGCCTGACGGTGAACTTCCCCTACCTGCTCGACGTGCAGGCGACCCACGCCGCGTGGATCATCGCCTGGGCTCTCGAGCACGGCGTCACCGAAATCGAGGCCGCACCGGCGGCCGAGGCCGCCTGGGTCGACACGGTGGTCGGCCGGTCGGCCGCCAGCGCCGAGCGCGCCCGAACCTGCACCCCGGGTTACTACAACCGGGAGGGCAAGGCGGACAACAAGACCCGGCAGGGCAGCTTCTTCTTCGGCGGGCCCACCGAGTACGCCGACCTACTGCGGTCATGGCGGGCCGACGGTGAGCTGGAGGGTTACCTGATTCGCCGCCGCGAGGCCGGGCCGTGA
- a CDS encoding IS110 family transposase, producing MVVAQPVWAGVDAGKADHYGVVIDAEGKSLLSRRVANDEAALLELIDMVAALADGGEVTWAIDLNAGGAALLITLLIAAQQRLLYIPGRTVHHASGGYRGDGKTDAKDAAVIADQARMRRDLQPLRPGDDIAVELRILTSRRADLVADRTRAINRLRAQLLEYFPALERGFDYSKSKAALILLTGYQTPDGLRRAGAARVAAFLHKRKARNADAVATAAIEAANAQHTIVPGQQLAAGVVARLAKEVMALDTEIGDTDAMIEDRFRRHRHAEIILSMPGFGVILGAEFLAATGGDMSAFPSVDRLAGVSGLAPVPRDSGRISGNLKRPRRYDRRLLRACYLSALVSIRTDPASRTYYDRKRAEGKRHTQAVLALARRRLNVLWAMLRDHAVYQPATTTAAA from the coding sequence GTGGTTGTGGCACAACCTGTGTGGGCTGGTGTGGACGCCGGGAAAGCGGACCATTACGGCGTGGTCATCGACGCTGAGGGCAAGTCGTTGCTGTCGCGGCGCGTCGCTAATGACGAGGCCGCGCTGCTGGAGTTGATCGACATGGTCGCGGCGCTGGCTGATGGCGGAGAAGTCACTTGGGCGATTGACCTCAACGCCGGCGGCGCTGCATTGCTGATCACGCTGCTGATCGCTGCCCAGCAGCGGCTGCTCTACATTCCCGGCCGCACTGTTCACCACGCCTCGGGTGGCTACCGCGGCGACGGCAAGACCGACGCCAAAGACGCTGCGGTGATTGCCGATCAGGCCCGGATGCGCCGCGACCTGCAACCGTTGCGCCCCGGCGACGACATCGCCGTCGAACTGCGCATCCTGACCAGTCGGCGCGCCGATCTGGTGGCCGATCGCACCCGCGCGATCAATCGGCTGCGCGCCCAGCTGCTGGAATACTTCCCGGCCCTGGAACGTGGCTTTGACTACAGCAAAAGCAAGGCCGCGCTGATCCTGCTCACCGGCTATCAAACCCCCGACGGGCTGCGCCGGGCCGGTGCCGCCCGGGTGGCAGCCTTTTTGCATAAACGCAAGGCCCGCAACGCCGATGCGGTCGCAACCGCCGCCATCGAGGCAGCCAACGCCCAACACACCATCGTGCCCGGACAACAGCTTGCCGCGGGCGTGGTCGCCCGCTTGGCTAAGGAGGTGATGGCCCTCGACACCGAAATCGGCGACACCGACGCGATGATCGAGGACCGATTTCGCCGCCACCGCCACGCCGAAATCATCCTGAGCATGCCCGGCTTCGGCGTCATCCTCGGCGCCGAGTTCCTCGCCGCCACCGGCGGCGACATGAGCGCCTTCCCCTCCGTCGACCGCCTCGCCGGCGTCTCGGGTCTGGCCCCAGTACCGCGAGATTCGGGCCGCATCAGCGGCAACCTCAAACGCCCCCGCCGCTACGACCGGCGCCTGCTGCGCGCCTGCTACCTGTCCGCTCTGGTCAGCATCCGCACCGATCCCGCCTCGCGCACCTACTACGACCGCAAACGCGCCGAAGGGAAACGCCACACCCAAGCCGTCTTGGCCCTGGCCCGTCGCCGACTCAACGTCCTGTGGGCCATGCTGCGCGACCACGCCGTCTACCAACCCGCAACCACTACTGCGGCGGCTTGA
- a CDS encoding SDR family NAD(P)-dependent oxidoreductase: MTVQDEQDWVQLLGLDRLPEHIIGKRVTELMDLSGRKAFVTGAGGDGLGQAIANRLAGCGADVALIGRTFEKVERRAKEVEQRWRVRAIPVKADMSDWDQVHAAVERAHGELGGMDIMVNNPVMVAAGPFERQTKDEIDHTVLGSLTMMMYGAHAALQYLLPQGSGKIINIGSVGGRIQQRGLVVYNACKAGVIGFTRNLAHEVAPRGVNVLGVAPGIMIKPEMRQYLLDPQDDQQRAGRGAIHEAITNQVQLGRASLPEEAANMVAFLASEAADYMCGQTIDVAGGQWMG; encoded by the coding sequence ATGACGGTGCAAGATGAGCAGGACTGGGTGCAACTGCTGGGATTGGATCGGCTGCCCGAGCACATCATCGGCAAGCGGGTGACCGAGCTGATGGACCTGTCCGGCAGGAAGGCCTTCGTGACGGGCGCCGGGGGCGACGGCCTGGGGCAGGCGATTGCCAACCGGCTGGCCGGTTGCGGCGCCGACGTGGCACTGATCGGCCGGACGTTCGAGAAGGTGGAGCGCCGCGCGAAGGAGGTCGAGCAGCGCTGGAGAGTTCGGGCCATCCCCGTCAAGGCCGACATGTCCGATTGGGATCAAGTGCACGCCGCGGTGGAGCGGGCGCACGGCGAACTCGGCGGCATGGACATCATGGTCAACAATCCGGTGATGGTCGCCGCCGGTCCGTTCGAGAGGCAGACCAAGGACGAGATCGATCACACGGTCCTGGGCAGCCTGACCATGATGATGTACGGAGCACATGCCGCGCTGCAGTACCTGCTTCCGCAGGGCTCGGGGAAGATCATCAACATCGGATCGGTCGGCGGCCGGATCCAGCAGCGCGGCCTCGTCGTCTACAACGCATGCAAAGCCGGGGTGATCGGTTTCACCCGTAATCTCGCCCACGAGGTCGCGCCGCGCGGTGTCAATGTCCTGGGCGTGGCACCGGGCATCATGATCAAACCCGAGATGAGGCAGTACCTGCTCGACCCGCAGGACGACCAGCAGCGCGCCGGCCGGGGCGCCATTCACGAGGCGATCACCAACCAGGTCCAGCTCGGGCGCGCCTCGCTGCCTGAGGAAGCCGCCAACATGGTCGCGTTCCTGGCCTCGGAGGCCGCCGATTACATGTGCGGTCAGACCATCGACGTCGCTGGCGGGCAGTGGATGGGATAG
- a CDS encoding mycofactocin-coupled SDR family oxidoreductase gives MSQSLSGKVALITGAARGQGRAHAARLAAEGADIIAVDIAGPLPPCVPYDSPTPDDLAETSRVVTANGRKAITAAIDIRDLDALKAAVDEAVGELGRLDVIVANAGICSPAPWDQITAQAFRDTIDTNVVGTWNTVMAGAHHIIDGGRGGSIILIGSAAGIKMQSFMIHYTASKHAVVGMARAFAAELGRYNIRVNSLNPGAVSTPMGTGRMREALQSAADDYPHLRGMHKHLLPEGIAQPEDIADAVAWLASDQSRLVTASQVSVDIGVGYV, from the coding sequence ATGAGCCAGTCACTGTCGGGAAAGGTAGCGCTGATCACCGGCGCCGCGCGAGGACAAGGCCGAGCCCACGCCGCGCGGCTGGCCGCCGAGGGCGCTGACATCATCGCGGTGGACATCGCCGGACCACTGCCGCCGTGCGTTCCCTACGATTCGCCGACGCCCGACGATCTGGCCGAAACGTCGCGAGTCGTCACCGCGAACGGTCGAAAGGCCATCACCGCGGCTATCGACATTCGCGACCTGGACGCGCTCAAGGCCGCCGTCGACGAGGCTGTGGGCGAGCTGGGGCGACTCGACGTGATCGTCGCCAACGCCGGGATCTGCAGCCCGGCCCCCTGGGATCAGATCACCGCCCAGGCGTTCCGAGACACCATCGACACCAACGTCGTTGGCACTTGGAACACCGTGATGGCAGGTGCACATCACATCATCGACGGCGGTCGGGGCGGCTCGATCATCCTGATCGGTTCCGCTGCCGGCATCAAGATGCAGTCGTTCATGATCCACTACACCGCAAGCAAACACGCCGTCGTCGGGATGGCACGCGCGTTCGCCGCCGAGCTCGGCCGGTACAACATCCGGGTCAACAGCCTGAACCCCGGCGCGGTGTCGACGCCGATGGGCACCGGACGGATGCGCGAAGCGCTGCAATCGGCCGCCGACGACTACCCCCACTTGCGCGGCATGCACAAGCACCTGCTGCCCGAAGGCATTGCGCAGCCGGAAGACATCGCGGATGCAGTGGCCTGGCTGGCGTCAGACCAATCCAGATTGGTTACCGCAAGCCAGGTTTCGGTCGATATCGGCGTGGGTTATGTCTGA
- a CDS encoding LLM class flavin-dependent oxidoreductase has protein sequence MKLLTALRLNMTNIADPTARQAGRYRAALDMAEFADQHGFTAVSGEEHHLAATSWLPSPLILAAAVAGRTRNVRISINALIVPLYDPIRLAEDVAVLDNLTQGRFSFVAGMGYRPEEYRAIGKDWSKRAALMDHCLAVMLKAWSDQPFEYQGALINVTPKPHTRPHPIFFVGGMTAAAARRAARFGLPFSPPMAMPEVEAVYAQELRNHGNEGFVYRPENGSTVTLLHDDPDEAWSRYGEFILAEAAEYSGWKRAGVPRPNEDSPASVQQLRRLGNVEILTPQRLIEQIRRGRKEIVTNPLIGGLPIDAGWASLQLLADEVLPRV, from the coding sequence ATGAAGTTGCTCACCGCGCTGCGGCTGAACATGACCAACATCGCGGATCCCACGGCGCGCCAGGCCGGGCGTTACCGTGCGGCACTGGACATGGCGGAGTTCGCGGATCAGCACGGTTTCACCGCCGTCAGCGGAGAGGAACATCACCTGGCGGCCACGAGTTGGCTTCCGTCGCCGTTGATTTTGGCGGCCGCGGTCGCGGGGCGCACACGCAACGTGCGCATCAGCATCAACGCCCTGATCGTCCCGCTCTACGATCCGATTCGGCTGGCCGAGGACGTCGCCGTGCTGGACAACCTGACCCAGGGCCGCTTCAGTTTCGTGGCCGGCATGGGTTACCGGCCCGAGGAGTATCGGGCCATCGGCAAGGACTGGTCGAAGCGCGCGGCCCTGATGGATCACTGCCTGGCGGTGATGCTCAAGGCGTGGAGCGACCAGCCTTTCGAATATCAGGGCGCCCTCATCAACGTCACGCCCAAGCCGCATACCCGACCGCATCCGATCTTCTTCGTTGGCGGCATGACCGCCGCGGCAGCCCGACGCGCGGCCCGCTTCGGGCTTCCGTTCTCACCGCCGATGGCCATGCCCGAGGTGGAAGCGGTGTATGCGCAGGAGCTGCGCAACCACGGAAACGAGGGTTTCGTCTACCGCCCCGAAAACGGCAGCACCGTCACGTTGTTGCACGACGATCCCGATGAAGCGTGGTCGCGTTACGGTGAGTTCATCCTGGCGGAAGCGGCCGAATACAGCGGCTGGAAGCGCGCCGGTGTGCCGCGACCCAACGAAGACTCCCCGGCCTCGGTTCAGCAGCTGCGCCGCCTCGGCAACGTCGAGATCCTGACGCCCCAGCGGCTGATCGAGCAGATTCGCCGCGGCAGAAAAGAAATCGTCACGAATCCACTCATCGGTGGCCTGCCGATCGACGCGGGCTGGGCCAGCCTGCAGCTGCTGGCCGATGAGGTGCTGCCCCGAGTGTGA
- a CDS encoding YkgB family protein gives MRAGQLIGRYGLVVILAWIGFGKYVKMESRTLIEHSPLMSWIYDVLSVTAVARMLGTMEIVAAVLIALRPVWPRASAVGSALAVVLFVGTLSFLVTTPGVIGTHAAGLPVLSALPGQFLLKDLVLLGVSLWTLGDALSAGRFTLGAAPHRPAAAGWPSPRRSAGHR, from the coding sequence ATGCGAGCGGGGCAACTGATCGGCCGCTACGGGCTGGTTGTCATCCTGGCCTGGATCGGGTTCGGTAAGTACGTGAAGATGGAATCCCGCACGCTAATCGAGCACAGCCCGCTGATGAGCTGGATTTACGACGTGCTGAGCGTGACCGCGGTCGCGCGGATGCTAGGCACCATGGAAATCGTTGCCGCAGTCCTGATTGCGCTGCGGCCGGTGTGGCCGCGCGCTTCGGCGGTCGGAAGTGCCCTGGCGGTGGTGCTGTTCGTGGGAACGCTGAGTTTCTTGGTCACCACCCCCGGTGTGATCGGGACCCACGCCGCGGGGCTTCCCGTCCTGTCGGCGCTGCCGGGCCAATTCCTGCTCAAGGACCTTGTCCTGCTTGGCGTTTCGCTGTGGACCCTGGGCGATGCGCTGTCGGCGGGGCGGTTCACACTCGGGGCAGCACCTCATCGGCCAGCAGCTGCAGGCTGGCCCAGCCCGCGTCGATCGGCAGGCCACCGATGA